Sequence from the bacterium genome:
AGAGGACTATATGGCCATCAAGGAATTACTAGCCGAGGAACTGGAGAACTCGCTCCGGATGGAGCGCGACTACCTCCGTAAAGTGGCGGATCTGCCACACGGCAGTCTGGTTATCAAAATCATTAGCGGCCGCCCCTATTATTACCTCGCCTCCCGGGAGGAAGGTCGTGTCCGGTTCAAGTACCAGGGGCGCGATATGAGTGAATCGGACGTGGCCAAATACAAGGCCGCCAAAGAATACCGCGTCAAATACCGGAAGTTGTTGAAAGACGTCCGGATGCAAATCAAATTCATGCGAAAGGCCCTTCGTGCAAAACAAGCAGTCTGAGCTTTGCGGACAGGTGCTGGAGAAGCTTCATGGGGCCGGAGTCCTACGCCATCTGGTATTGATCGGAAGTTGGTGCCTTATTCCGTACCGCGATTATTTCCTTGATTTTGACGTCCGATGACCCAAGGCCCTCGGGACGCTCATCCTGAATCAGCGAATGTATTAGTCCGGCGTCACGAATTGGACAATATAGCGGTCAAAGTTTGGCAGAAATGATGATCGTCCCAAGAGACGTCTCGAGCGCCTTGGAGAAACGCATGACCAGGTCAAAGGTGACGTTCTGTTCGCCGCGCTCAACGGTGCCAACGTAATTGCGATGGCATTCAATACGCTCTGC
This genomic interval carries:
- a CDS encoding helix-turn-helix transcriptional regulator: MSRNDIPANRQHTTSLISGAIRDRRRAIGLSQEKLAERIECHRNYVGTVERGEQNVTFDLVMRFSKALETSLGTIIISAKL